Proteins encoded in a region of the Corynebacterium breve genome:
- a CDS encoding LmeA family phospholipid-binding protein has protein sequence MSRSQSSTAWKVILGVLAALLVIILAAEAGARWFLADQMKSGFEEEAIAAGANIEEEAEVSFGAYPLVLGLMQRKLPEMEMTVPSTLSIEGTTVRGNPASTIKVEDMSLSDEPVAERMTATTEFPDDFIRALLQGQLEQTAESEDGFGFLTKLFEISDVTANHSSGTFDIALSNGYVPNLFLLELRPVMVDGSLTFEATSGALVGFDIPQEWVDHLTQVLQEGMEQEVTGDMRIQEFTVIPDGFRMTITGENVPLKDVANSSVTQQQAL, from the coding sequence ATGAGTCGATCACAGTCTTCAACTGCCTGGAAAGTCATCCTCGGGGTGCTTGCTGCCCTTTTGGTGATCATCCTTGCTGCTGAGGCAGGTGCTCGCTGGTTCCTTGCGGACCAGATGAAAAGCGGATTCGAGGAAGAAGCAATCGCCGCGGGAGCGAACATCGAAGAAGAGGCAGAAGTCTCTTTCGGCGCCTACCCGCTTGTCCTTGGTTTGATGCAACGCAAACTTCCTGAAATGGAAATGACCGTGCCGTCCACGCTGAGCATCGAAGGAACTACGGTCCGGGGCAACCCCGCATCGACCATCAAAGTCGAAGACATGTCCTTGTCCGATGAACCGGTAGCCGAGCGCATGACGGCCACCACCGAATTTCCCGATGACTTCATCCGAGCTCTTCTACAGGGACAGCTGGAGCAGACCGCTGAAAGCGAAGACGGTTTTGGCTTCCTGACCAAGCTCTTTGAGATTTCCGATGTGACAGCTAACCACAGCTCCGGCACTTTCGACATCGCCCTGAGCAACGGATATGTCCCTAACCTCTTTCTCTTGGAACTTCGCCCGGTCATGGTGGACGGCAGCCTAACTTTCGAGGCAACCTCGGGAGCACTCGTTGGGTTTGACATCCCCCAAGAGTGGGTCGATCACCTCACTCAGGTCCTTCAAGAGGGCATGGAGCAAGAAGTCACCGGCGATATGCGCATCCAAGAGTTCACCGTCATCCCCGATGGGTTCCGCATGACCATCACCGGTGAGAACGTGCCGCTAAAGGACGTAGCGAACAGCAGCGTCACCCAGCAGCAGGCCCTCTAG
- a CDS encoding UDP-N-acetylmuramate dehydrogenase yields the protein MARFDGPLLEKLSAVAGLEILEPVAFAQLTSLHVGGTPRGMVRATTSDALAHAVKLLDEASVPLLVVGGGSNLVVAEGDVDLVVVLAANDAVNVSEQGIVHAEAGAVWDSVVATTVEHGLSGIEALSGIPGSAGATPVQNVGAYGAEVGDVLTQVKLYNRETKETGWVKPEQLELAYRYSNLKFTNRAVVLEIEMELDPSGVSIPLRHLGGQQVPVAEARASVLELRGQKGMVINPEDHDTWSAGSFFTNPVVDKALADEIEAKVGEEGMPRFAQPDGREKLAAAWLIERAGFRRGYPAEDAPVRLSTKHTLAITNRGGATASDVAGLARTIRDGVEREFGVRLVPEPVWIGMDIDDIQK from the coding sequence ATGGCCCGCTTTGACGGCCCCTTACTTGAGAAACTATCCGCTGTTGCAGGCCTTGAGATCCTCGAACCGGTTGCCTTCGCGCAGCTCACCAGCCTTCATGTGGGAGGTACTCCGCGCGGTATGGTTCGCGCCACTACCAGCGATGCCCTTGCACACGCGGTCAAGCTTCTCGACGAAGCCTCCGTCCCACTCCTCGTCGTCGGGGGTGGCTCTAACCTGGTCGTTGCGGAAGGTGACGTAGACCTTGTGGTGGTTCTCGCAGCGAATGACGCGGTCAACGTGTCCGAGCAAGGGATTGTGCACGCCGAGGCCGGTGCGGTGTGGGATTCCGTTGTGGCAACGACCGTTGAGCACGGCCTGTCCGGTATCGAGGCCTTGTCGGGTATCCCCGGTTCCGCGGGTGCGACCCCGGTTCAAAACGTCGGCGCTTACGGTGCCGAAGTGGGTGATGTCTTGACCCAGGTCAAGTTGTATAACCGTGAGACCAAGGAAACAGGCTGGGTTAAGCCCGAGCAACTGGAGTTGGCCTACCGCTACTCAAACTTGAAGTTCACCAACCGTGCGGTCGTGTTGGAGATCGAGATGGAGCTAGATCCTTCCGGCGTATCGATCCCACTTCGCCATCTGGGCGGCCAGCAGGTTCCTGTCGCTGAGGCCCGTGCTTCAGTTCTGGAGTTGCGTGGCCAAAAAGGCATGGTCATCAATCCCGAGGATCATGACACCTGGTCGGCGGGCTCCTTTTTCACCAACCCGGTCGTCGATAAGGCGCTGGCGGACGAGATCGAGGCCAAGGTCGGGGAGGAAGGCATGCCGCGTTTTGCTCAGCCCGATGGTCGCGAGAAGCTCGCCGCTGCATGGTTGATTGAGCGCGCCGGGTTCCGCCGCGGCTACCCGGCCGAGGACGCGCCAGTGCGCTTGTCGACGAAGCATACGTTGGCCATCACGAACCGGGGTGGTGCCACCGCCTCTGACGTGGCCGGGCTAGCGCGGACGATCCGCGATGGTGTCGAGCGCGAATTCGGCGTGCGCTTGGTGCCGGAACCGGTCTGGATCGGGATGGATATCGACGATATCCAAAAGTGA
- a CDS encoding DUF2516 family protein, translated as MFLPSMLEGFMFLLIAIAGLVGAALAAMTREDAFDAANRQSKWIWVAILAGSGLVCLTPIPILPWVGAVAIGLYYFDVRPQISNILRGNFGW; from the coding sequence ATGTTCCTGCCGAGCATGCTCGAAGGATTCATGTTCCTCCTCATCGCTATCGCGGGCCTCGTCGGCGCAGCTTTGGCTGCCATGACCCGCGAGGATGCGTTTGACGCAGCGAACCGCCAGAGCAAGTGGATCTGGGTCGCGATCCTGGCTGGCAGCGGCTTGGTGTGCCTGACTCCGATTCCAATTCTGCCGTGGGTCGGTGCCGTTGCGATCGGCCTGTACTACTTTGACGTGCGCCCCCAGATCAGCAACATCTTGCGCGGAAACTTCGGCTGGTAA
- a CDS encoding CGLAU_01105 family protein produces the protein MTDNMNNQAENQAENNNNDSVLDSLKDAGEAFLVAGGRLGDVVGDFTKRFKEERTAEQPVGAHMMADEVDANDTLVQQMKAAVSRARDSFKEASSKDEYKNASVAFAGDAEGIVRDLAGSVNRAARGTKDTAQADEARTALNDAVSQVREGFDKAVSQVRDRAASSNNAEAKTESEGFINDARGFLDNMINRISDALNRDDADDIKDAANSNAEQAHAEKPAEVIDGEVVNIDDDSDTSKGDSI, from the coding sequence ATGACTGACAACATGAATAACCAGGCAGAAAACCAGGCAGAAAACAACAACAATGACTCGGTGCTGGATTCCCTGAAGGACGCAGGCGAGGCTTTTCTCGTTGCAGGTGGCCGTCTCGGCGACGTTGTCGGTGATTTCACCAAGCGCTTCAAAGAGGAACGCACCGCTGAGCAGCCGGTTGGCGCTCACATGATGGCAGATGAAGTCGATGCGAACGACACTCTCGTGCAGCAGATGAAGGCTGCAGTCTCCCGCGCACGTGACTCGTTCAAGGAAGCTTCGAGCAAGGATGAGTACAAGAACGCAAGCGTTGCCTTTGCGGGCGACGCGGAGGGCATCGTTCGCGATCTCGCGGGTTCGGTAAACCGTGCGGCGCGCGGAACCAAGGATACTGCTCAAGCAGACGAAGCTCGCACCGCGCTGAATGACGCAGTGAGCCAAGTTCGCGAAGGCTTTGACAAGGCAGTGTCCCAGGTGCGCGATCGTGCGGCTTCCTCCAATAACGCAGAGGCAAAGACCGAGAGCGAAGGATTCATCAACGATGCGCGGGGCTTTCTAGACAACATGATCAACCGGATTTCCGATGCCCTCAACCGCGATGACGCAGACGATATCAAAGATGCGGCAAACTCCAACGCAGAGCAAGCGCACGCAGAGAAGCCTGCTGAAGTGATCGACGGAGAAGTTGTTAATATTGACGATGATTCTGATACTTCTAAGGGAGACTCCATCTAG
- a CDS encoding class I SAM-dependent methyltransferase, with protein MAGHAHNLRAQSGAGRPFGTITRGTTGFNRLRRSDRWTYYHPELSSYLRSADKPLAVDVGYGASYTTTVEWAGWLRRLNPGVEVVGLEIDPARVLPPRDGVRFELGGFELAGYRPHFVRAFNVLRQYAEDQVDMVWEEVCSRLAPGGYFVEGTCDEIGRRAAWVLLDETGPLTLTLAWDPHDVEKPSDVAERLPKKLIHLNRPGEKIYDIFSAADDAWDRAAGWEPYGPRVRWRAAREILLAEGVPLHPVRRRIRDNTLTVDWQHVAP; from the coding sequence ATGGCCGGCCATGCCCATAATCTGCGCGCGCAGTCAGGGGCTGGCCGGCCTTTTGGCACCATCACCCGTGGCACCACAGGGTTTAATCGTCTCCGCCGCTCCGACCGGTGGACCTACTATCACCCCGAACTAAGCTCGTATCTGCGCAGCGCAGACAAGCCTCTTGCCGTCGATGTGGGTTACGGTGCCAGCTACACCACCACCGTGGAGTGGGCAGGCTGGCTCCGGCGACTCAACCCCGGTGTGGAAGTGGTGGGACTCGAGATCGACCCCGCTAGGGTCCTGCCACCACGCGACGGGGTGCGCTTCGAGCTCGGTGGCTTCGAACTAGCCGGGTACCGCCCGCACTTTGTGCGCGCTTTCAACGTGTTGCGCCAATACGCAGAAGACCAAGTGGACATGGTCTGGGAAGAAGTCTGCTCCAGGCTTGCGCCCGGGGGCTACTTTGTGGAGGGCACATGCGACGAGATTGGTCGCAGGGCTGCCTGGGTGCTTCTCGACGAAACCGGGCCGCTGACATTAACTCTGGCCTGGGACCCCCACGACGTGGAAAAACCCTCCGATGTGGCCGAGCGTTTGCCGAAGAAGCTGATTCATCTCAACCGCCCGGGCGAGAAGATCTATGACATTTTCTCCGCTGCCGACGATGCATGGGACCGAGCCGCTGGGTGGGAGCCTTATGGCCCTCGCGTACGGTGGCGGGCTGCCCGCGAGATTCTGCTGGCCGAAGGTGTCCCCTTGCACCCGGTTCGGCGCCGAATTCGCGACAATACCCTCACCGTTGATTGGCAGCACGTTGCGCCCTAA
- a CDS encoding DUF2505 domain-containing protein, whose product MATRSENTVTINQPAEKVHAALTNADYWAYIVANLSPEPGEVNEFTGNVATLFEVLPMDLLPEAVRSMVSQSLKVKRVITVGELVDNKADIKYEADVKGTPVDFGGDIKLVGEGDTTTLNYDNEISINIPFMGPAIEPKVGDALGDLFQQEADLTNTWITENL is encoded by the coding sequence ATGGCAACTCGTAGCGAAAATACCGTAACTATCAATCAGCCGGCAGAAAAAGTCCACGCCGCGCTAACCAATGCCGATTACTGGGCCTACATTGTGGCCAACCTCTCCCCAGAACCAGGCGAGGTCAACGAGTTCACCGGCAACGTTGCAACCCTGTTTGAGGTCCTCCCGATGGACCTTCTTCCAGAGGCAGTCCGCTCCATGGTTTCTCAGTCCCTGAAGGTGAAGCGCGTCATCACCGTCGGCGAACTTGTAGACAACAAGGCAGACATCAAGTACGAAGCTGACGTCAAGGGCACCCCGGTCGACTTTGGCGGAGACATCAAGCTTGTTGGCGAGGGCGACACCACCACCCTCAACTACGACAACGAAATCTCCATCAACATCCCATTCATGGGCCCAGCTATTGAGCCCAAGGTTGGCGACGCACTCGGTGACCTCTTCCAGCAGGAAGCTGACCTGACCAACACCTGGATCACCGAGAATCTCTAG